The Desulfovibrio sp. genome includes a region encoding these proteins:
- the hflK gene encoding FtsH protease activity modulator HflK, with product MNWDWDKLQEKRQKQGSNPPPRPPQDVDSDDMGQEEETPRARRTPFNNGRGPGGENPFSKIARMRFPNGRAAGLVGFAIVVLWLLSGIYIVNPDEQGVVLRFGKYDRTEGPGPHYAWPVPIESVYKPQVTQVLRSEVGFRSVGQAATFQQGQLRTIPEEASMLTGDENIVNVQFSVQYKISDPVDYLFNVTAPAALVRNAAEAAMREVIGNSQIDSAITDGKLKIQSEATQLLQTVLDRYGAGIQVLAVQLQDVHPPHEVIDAFKDVASAREDKSRIINEAEAYRNELLPKARGQAAAMGNEAAAYSATRVRNAEGDASRFEALRIEHDKAPKVTEQRLYFEAVEDILSNANEKVLMDNPAAARALPYLTLPGLGAPASPKTLEKK from the coding sequence ATGAATTGGGACTGGGACAAACTTCAGGAAAAAAGACAGAAGCAGGGTTCTAACCCTCCGCCCCGACCTCCTCAGGATGTGGATTCTGACGATATGGGGCAGGAAGAAGAAACCCCTCGTGCCAGGCGCACCCCTTTTAACAACGGCCGTGGCCCCGGTGGTGAAAACCCTTTTTCCAAAATAGCCCGCATGCGCTTTCCCAATGGAAGGGCGGCTGGTCTTGTGGGTTTTGCCATTGTGGTTCTGTGGCTTCTCTCGGGTATTTATATTGTTAATCCCGATGAACAGGGTGTTGTGCTGCGCTTTGGCAAGTATGACCGCACCGAAGGGCCCGGCCCGCACTACGCGTGGCCTGTTCCCATTGAGTCTGTATACAAGCCGCAGGTGACGCAGGTTTTGCGCAGCGAGGTGGGCTTCCGCTCCGTTGGGCAGGCGGCCACCTTCCAGCAGGGGCAGTTGCGCACTATTCCGGAGGAAGCCTCCATGCTCACGGGCGATGAAAACATCGTCAACGTGCAGTTCAGTGTGCAATACAAGATCAGCGACCCTGTGGACTACCTTTTTAACGTTACCGCGCCCGCAGCGCTGGTGCGCAATGCCGCAGAGGCGGCCATGCGCGAGGTCATCGGCAACAGCCAGATCGACTCTGCCATTACCGATGGCAAACTGAAAATTCAGAGCGAAGCCACCCAGTTGCTGCAAACCGTGCTTGACCGCTACGGCGCGGGTATACAGGTGCTGGCCGTGCAGTTGCAGGATGTGCACCCCCCGCACGAAGTTATTGACGCGTTCAAGGACGTGGCAAGCGCCCGTGAGGACAAGAGCCGCATCATCAACGAGGCCGAGGCCTACCGCAATGAGCTGCTGCCCAAGGCCAGGGGCCAGGCTGCCGCCATGGGCAACGAGGCCGCTGCCTATAGCGCAACGCGCGTGCGTAACGCAGAGGGTGATGCCTCCCGTTTTGAAGCCCTGCGCATAGAGCACGACAAGGCCCCCAAGGTCACGGAACAGCGCCTCTATTTTGAAGCAGTAGAAGACATTCTTTCCAACGCGAACGAAAAGGTGCTTATGGACAATCCGGCTGCTGCCCGCGCTTTGCCCTATCTCACCTTGCCTGGTCTCGGCGCTCCTGCTTCGCCCAAGACGCTGGAGAAGAAATAA
- a CDS encoding glycosyltransferase produces MHEPSTGASPQGPLCNVTIPVFNRPAATECAIRALAATSREVPFHLTVVDNGSEPELVKKLLALRAEGLIDHLFLLPRNMGVACAANVGWQLVPAPLYMKLDNDTAIVRKHWLRDLLALWSHGQPLSNLGGAFNREMLRKTPGSLQTPHGELGLCVGNLPGQAVLVPQAVSEILGFWNEEYGLYGGEDGDYGLRMQAAGLPQYYYLGPEYFENIREDDDARETYAARGIDKRRLHRELVVRDNLCMGKLFMNKILYLSGLRSLAPLQRYAVDDVDGQGRVRLTERKEYKEFQRDLAQVAAGLNARFRDYVMSYKLDAPTADAMRQVLEKHAQATKIDKGL; encoded by the coding sequence ATGCACGAGCCCAGCACCGGGGCGAGCCCGCAGGGGCCGCTCTGCAACGTGACCATCCCGGTTTTTAACAGGCCTGCGGCCACGGAGTGCGCCATCCGCGCCCTGGCAGCTACCTCCCGCGAGGTGCCGTTCCATCTCACGGTGGTGGACAACGGCAGTGAGCCGGAGCTTGTAAAAAAGCTGCTGGCCTTGCGGGCAGAGGGCTTGATCGACCATCTTTTTTTGCTGCCGCGCAATATGGGCGTGGCCTGCGCAGCCAATGTGGGCTGGCAGCTTGTGCCCGCGCCTCTGTATATGAAGCTGGATAACGATACCGCCATTGTGCGCAAGCACTGGCTGCGCGACCTGCTGGCCCTGTGGAGCCACGGGCAGCCGCTCTCCAATCTTGGCGGCGCGTTTAACCGCGAAATGCTGCGTAAAACTCCCGGCAGCCTGCAAACCCCGCACGGCGAGCTTGGGTTGTGCGTGGGCAATCTGCCCGGTCAGGCCGTGCTTGTGCCGCAGGCTGTTTCTGAAATACTGGGTTTCTGGAATGAGGAATACGGCCTCTACGGAGGCGAGGATGGCGATTACGGCCTGCGCATGCAGGCGGCGGGCCTGCCGCAGTACTATTATCTTGGGCCCGAGTATTTTGAGAACATCCGGGAAGACGATGACGCGCGCGAAACCTATGCCGCACGCGGTATAGACAAACGCAGGTTGCACCGCGAACTGGTGGTCAGGGATAACCTGTGCATGGGCAAGCTGTTCATGAATAAAATTCTTTACCTTTCCGGCCTGCGCTCTCTTGCGCCACTACAGCGCTATGCTGTAGACGATGTGGACGGGCAGGGCCGGGTGCGGCTGACCGAACGTAAGGAATACAAGGAATTTCAGCGCGATCTTGCGCAGGTGGCCGCAGGGCTGAATGCCCGATTTCGGGATTATGTCATGTCCTACAAACTGGATGCGCCTACGGCGGACGCCATGCGACAGGTGCTTGAAAAGCACGCGCAGGCAACAAAAATTGATAAGGGGCTGTGA
- a CDS encoding tetratricopeptide repeat protein, protein MNARKVREDLGRAKACCARRDTERALFLTISALKELGGQSAPLDLRGDFRAAVADLAVDPELKAAGAPAFAYTPGAEKELFLLLSQLYRSLKGQEKEEEYQAALQRKLNLDHGFSDGKKFLAEGKPSEADACFAEALKHYKDEKAIFGMMARAMMDAGEYVRAMGHARAGLKELPDDAELTRIVEECTRLRQ, encoded by the coding sequence ATGAACGCACGTAAAGTCAGAGAAGACCTGGGCCGCGCCAAGGCCTGTTGCGCGCGCCGCGATACGGAACGGGCGCTCTTTCTAACCATTTCGGCCCTCAAGGAACTGGGCGGCCAGAGCGCCCCGCTTGATCTGCGCGGCGATTTTCGGGCCGCAGTGGCGGATCTGGCTGTTGATCCGGAGCTGAAAGCCGCTGGAGCGCCAGCCTTTGCCTATACTCCCGGTGCGGAAAAGGAGTTGTTCCTGCTTCTTTCACAGCTGTACCGCTCGCTGAAAGGGCAGGAAAAAGAAGAAGAATATCAGGCGGCCTTGCAGCGCAAGCTGAATCTTGACCACGGCTTCAGCGACGGCAAAAAGTTTCTGGCAGAGGGCAAACCGTCAGAGGCTGATGCATGTTTTGCCGAGGCCCTCAAACACTACAAGGACGAAAAGGCCATCTTTGGCATGATGGCCCGGGCCATGATGGATGCGGGCGAATATGTGCGCGCCATGGGGCATGCGCGGGCCGGCCTCAAGGAACTGCCGGACGATGCGGAACTGACGCGCATTGTGGAGGAGTGCACCCGCCTGCGTCAGTAA